In one Macaca nemestrina isolate mMacNem1 chromosome 2, mMacNem.hap1, whole genome shotgun sequence genomic region, the following are encoded:
- the LOC105470890 gene encoding receptor-transporting protein 4: MVVDIRTWEQTFQELIQEAKPWAKWTLKLDENLQLDCLAQGWKQYQQRAFGWFRCSSCQRSWASAQVQILCHTSWEHWTSQGQVHMRLFGQRCQKCSWSQYEMPEFSSDSTMRILSNLVQHILKKYYGSGTSKSPEMPVILEVALEGSHDTANCEACTLGICGQGLKSYMTKPSKSPLSHLKTGNSSPGIGAAYIPNQGKNQSAETKEAKGRGYEKLGPSRDPDPLNICVFVLLLVFIIVKCFTSE; encoded by the exons atggTTGTAGATATCCGGACTTGGGAGCAGACATTTCAAGAACTAATCCAAGAGGCAAAACCCTGGGCCAAATGGACACTGAAGTTGGATGAAAACCTTCAGCTAGACTGCCTGGCTCAAGGGTGGAAGCAATACCAACAGAGAGCATTTGGCTG GTTCCGGTGTTCTTCCTGCCAGCGAAGCTGGGCTTCCGCCCAGGTGCAGATTCTGTGCCACACGTCCTGGGAGCACTGGACATCTCAGGGCCAGGTGCATATGAGGCTCTTTGGCCAAAGGTGCCAGAAGTGCTCCTGGTCCCAATATGAGATGCCTGAGTTCTCCTCGGATAGCACCATGAGGATTCTGAGCAACCTGGTGCAGCATATACTGAAGAAATACTATGGAAGTGGCACGAGTAAGTCTCCAGAAATGCCAGTAATCCTGGAAGTGGCCCTGGAAGGATCCCATGACACAGCCAATTGTGAGGCATGCACTCTGGGCATCTGTGGACAGGGCTTAAAAAGCTACATGACAAAGCCATCCAAATCCCCACTCTCCCACCTAAAGACTGGGAATTCCTCACCTGGAATTGGTGCTGCATACATCCCAAACCAAGGCAAGAACCAGTCAGCTGAGACAAAAGAGGCTAAGGGGAGAGGGTATGAGAAATTAGGGCCCAGTCGAGACCCAGATCCATTGAACATCTGTGTCTTTGTTTTGCTGCTTGTATTTATTATAGTCAAATGCTTTACATCAGAATGA